Proteins from a genomic interval of Chanos chanos chromosome 3, fChaCha1.1, whole genome shotgun sequence:
- the dnajc5ab gene encoding dnaJ homolog subfamily C member 5, protein MAEQQRQRTLSTSGESLYHVLGVDKNGSPEDIKKSYRKLALKFHPDKNPDNPEAAEKFKEINNAHAILNDPTKRNIYDKYGSLGLYVAEQFGEENVNTYFVLSSWWAKALFICCGIATGCYFCCCLCCCCNCCCGKCKPRPPMDQEPEFYVSPEDLEAQMQSEERDGGDPIMVQPSSATETTQLTADSHHTSYRTDTGFN, encoded by the exons atggcaGAGCAGCAGAGACAGCGCACTCTCTCCACGTCGGGTGAGTCCCTGTATCACGTTCTGGGAGTTGACAAGAATGGCTCACCAGAGGACATCAAAAAGTCTTACAG AAAACTTGCCCTGAAGTTTCACCCAGATAAAAATCCAGACAATCCGGAGGCAGCAGAGAAGTTTAAAGAGATCAACAACGCCCATGCCATTCTCAACGACCCCACCAAACGAAACATCTATGACAAGTACGGCTCACTAGGCCTCTACGTTGCGGAGCAGTTTGGGGAAGAGAATGTCAACACCTACTTTGTATTGTCCAGCTGGTGGGCCAAG GCGTTGTTTATATGTTGTGGCATAGCCACAGGCTGTTatttctgctgctgtctgtgctGCTGCTGTAACTGCTGCTGTGGGAAGTGCAAACCGCGGCCTCCCATGGATCAGGAGCCCGAGTTCTACGTCTCCCCCGAAGACCTGGAGGCCCAGATGCAGTCCgaagagagag ATGGTGGTGACCCCATCATGGTTCAGCCTTCCTCAGCTACAGAGACAACCCAGCTAACTGCAGATAGCCATCACACCAGCTACCGAACAGACACAGGCTTCAACTAG